The following is a genomic window from Acidimicrobiales bacterium.
GGCCAGACTCCGGCGCGGCGGCGCCACAGGACGACGACGCCCCCGATCGCGAGCGCAAGCAGCGGATAGAAGAAGGCGAGGCCCAATCCCGTCACCCACTGTGGGCGACCCTCGTTCTCGTTCCACTGCAGCATGTCGAGCGGACGGAACAGGCTCCAGTCGCGACCGATACGGGCCGCGCTGACGACGACCAGGCGTTGCAGGTGGCCCTTCATGTAGTGGATGCCCTCGCCCCGGTAGATCCTGGAGACGGTTGACTCGTCGCCCGCAGGCGGGATGCGGGGCAGACAGACGCCCGGTGCGTCGACCACGAGCCCCAGACCGTAACCGTGGTAGGCGGCGTCGCAGTTCGACGCCAGGAGTGTGGCCCCGTCGTTGGTCGAGATGAACGTGGCCGTCTGGAAGCGGCTCAGGTTGTAGGCGACCCAGGGCGCCATCACCAGGCCGGCGGCGACGAGGATCGCCCCGGCTCGGGCCAGACGCCTGCGCATGGTCGCCCGGTGCTTCGGCAGGACGAACCAGACGGCGAGGAGAGGGGCGAGCAGGACCAGCTCCGCCCGGGCGAGTGTGGCCAGTCCGCAGACGGCACCAAGCCCGACAGCGGTCAGGAGACGGGGCCGCCTCGCCAACCGGTACGCCAGCAGCATGGCGATGACAACGGTGAGAGCGGTCAATGTCTCTGACATGATGAGCCCGTCGTTGACCCAGAGGTTCGGGTAGACGGCGGCGATGGCGGCGGCGAGAAGTCCCACCCTGGTGCCGGCGATCTCCCGGCCGAGCAGGCCGACGAGCAGCACCGCGGCCGACCCGAGCACGACCATCGTGAACCGCATGGCGAGGGCGCTGCCACCGGTGGCCCAGGCGACCGGAGTCAGCACCAGGACCGTGAGCGGTGGGTGCACCGCTGTGGGAAGCAGCGGTGTGTTGGGGTGAGTGAGCGCCTGGAACGGGTCGGTGAACCCGTGCCCCGTCGCCACCTGCTGCGCCTCGAGCTGGTAGAAGACGGCGTCGTAGAAGTGCCTGTCGTAGCGGGACACGCCGAGCACGAAGGCGGTGCGCACCCCGAAGGCCACGACCACGATGAGCAGCAGGGCGGTGAAAAATCGTCGGGACCCGTCGGGGACCCGTGCAGCGAGGCTGCCTCGGACCCTCGATGGCAGCCGTCCGGTTCGTGTCGGGCGGACCTGATCGTGTTGGCCAGTGGCGGGAGGAGGCATCGTCTCCGTTCTGCTGGCAGCTGTGGCCCGCACGCCAATACGGGCGGCAGGACCCTATCAACCTGCCCGAGGCCAGGGCTATCCTCTCGCCGTGTACCGTCAGCTCTCAGTGGTGCTGGTCGTGCCAGTGCTCGACGAGGCGGGGAAGATCGGTGAGGTCGTGCGACGTGCGCCCCGCGCGATCGTCGACGAGGTTGTCGTCGTGGACGATGGATCCACGGATGGGTCCCGTGAGGAGGCCGCCGCCGGAGGCGCCAACGTCATCGAGCTGGGCAGCACCCAGGGAGTCGGCGCCGCCCTCCGGATCGGCTTCGAGCACGTCCTGGCGAGCGGCGCGGACGCCGCCGTCGTGGCCGCCGGCAACAACAAGGACGCGCCCGAGGAGATCCCGACGCTGCTCGACCCGATCGCCGATGACCGAGCCGACCTCGTGCAGGGCTCCCGGTTCCTGAGCGCAGGGGCGAGCCTGGGGGACATGCCGGGCTATCGACGGGTCGCCGTGAGGCTCCACTCGCACCTCTTCTCCCGTCTCGCCGGCTGTCGGGTCACCGACTCGACGAACGGCTTCCGGGCCATCCGCACGAGTGTGCTTCGTGACCCGAACCTCGAGCTCGACCGGTCGTGGCTCGATGCCTACGAGCTCGAGCCGTACCTCCTCCTCCGCGCCATCAAGCTGGGCTATCGATTCCTGGAGGCCCCCGTCACCAAGGTCTATCCCGACCGAGCGCTCGGTCAGACGAAGATGCGCCCAGTTGTCGACTGGTGGTCGATCCTCCGGCCGCTGGCGGTCGCTGCCATCGGGGGTGAGCGGCTGTCGCGCCGCTACTATTCGAAGGGATGATCGACATCGGCGTGGTGGGCGCCGGCCATTGGGGACCCAATCTCATTCGCAGCTTCCAGGACCTCCCCGGGAGTCGGGTGGTGTGGGTGATCGATCACGACCGTCGACGCCTCGATGAGGTCCAGGGGCGTTACCCCGGAGTCAGGGTCGGGGACGATCCGGTTGCCGCCCTCCCAGACGTTGACGCCCTCGTGGTGGCCACGCCGGCGACGAGCCATTTCGCGCTCGCCCACCTCGCACTCTCGGCGGGCAAGGACGTATTGATCGAAAAGCCGATGACAATGGGCATCGGCGACGCGGAGGAGCTCTGCCGGCTGGCGCGGTCGTCCGGCAACGTCCTCATGGTGAGCCACCTCTTCCTCTACGCGCGGGCCGTTCAGTGGGTGCGCGACTACCTCTGGGCCGGACAGCTCGGATCCGTCTACCACCTCACCATGGTGCGCAACAATCTCGGCCCGGTCCGGGACGACGCCAACGCCGCCTGGGATCTGGCGGCCCACGACATCTCGATCGCGAACTACTGGCTCAAGGCCGTGCCCATCGCCGTCTCGGCTGTCGGAGGCAAGTGGATCAACCCCTGCGTCGAAGACGCCGTCTTCGTCACCATGCGCTATCCAGACGATGTTCTCGTCAATCTGCACGCCTCCTGGCTCAGCCCCCGCAAGGTGCGGGATATCACGGTGGTCGGGAGCCAACGGATGCTGACCCTCGACGACATGAATCTCACCGAGCCAGTGAGGGTATACGACAAGCGGGTGCTCGATGGGGGCGAACGGAGCAGGGGTGTCGTCGACACCTTCGCTTCCTTCCGGGCCAGCATCCGCGAAGGAGACATCTCCATTCCTCGGATCACCCTGGAGGAGCCGCTCAAGACCGAGTGCATGCACTTCCTCGAATGTGTCGTGAAGCGGACAGAGCCGATCACGAGCGGACGTCAGGGGACGAGCGTCGTCCGAGTCCTGGAGGCGATCGATCGTTCCCTGCAGGACGAGGGCAGAGAAGCGGTGCTCGAGGTGGAACGGGTTGACAGTCCCGCTGGTTGACCTGCGAGCGGAGCACGACGAGATCGCCGACGAGGTTCGTCGAGGATGGGCGCTGGTCATCGATCGCACGGCCTTCATCCTCGGCGAGGAGGGGAAGGCATTCGAGTCCGAGCTCGCCGGCTTCACCGGAGTCCGCCACTGCGTAGCGGTCGCCAACGGCACCGACGCCCTCGAGATCGCCCTGCGCGCGTGCCGTATCGGCCCCGGCGACGAGGTCATCGTTCCCGCCAACTCCTTCGTCGCCAGCGCATTGGCGGTGCTCCGGGCCGGCGCCACCCCCGTCCTCGCCGACGTCGACTCCGAGACACTCCTCGTCGATGCCGAGCACGCGGCTCGACACACCGGACCCCGGACACGGGCCATCATGCCGGTCCATCTGCACGGGCACGTCGCGCCCGTCGCCGAGCTTCGGCGCCTGGCCGACGAGGTGGGCGCCGTTCTCATCGAGGATGCCGCCCAGGCCCACGGGGCGGCGCGGGGCGACACCAGGGTCGGGGCGGCGGGCGCCATGACAGCGATGAGCTTCTACCCGGCGAAGAACCTCGGCGCCTATGGTGACGCCGGCGCCGTGCTCACGGGCTCCGACGAGCTGGCAACGAGTGCCCGCGCCCTGCGCAACTACGGCAGCGAAGCTCGCCACGAGCACGACGAGCAGGGGTTCAACTCCCGTCTCGACGAGCTTCAAGCCGTTGTCCTCCGGGCCAAGCTCCGCCGCCTGACCCGCTGGAACCAGGCCCGGCGGGAGGCCGCCAGCCGGTACGACCTGCTCCTCGCCGACCTCGAGAAGGTGCGGAGACCTTCGGGGGCCGACGTTGACGGCTCCGTCTGGCACCTCTACGTGGTGCGGGTGCCGGACCGTGACAAGGTCCTGGGCCGGCTCAACGAGGCGGGCATCGGCGCTGGCGTCCACTACCGGACGCCCATCCACCTCCAGGGCTTCGCCGGGCCCCTCGGTTACGAGAAGGGTGACTTTCCGGTCGCCGAGGCCGCGTGCGAGGAGATCCTGTCGCTGCCGCTGTTCCCGAGGATCACGCTGGAGCAGCAGGAGCGAGTCGTCGACGAGCTGGATCGCGCCCTGCGATGAGACCGCCGGCCGGCGTGTTCGTGCACGAGCACGCCCTGCTGGAGACCGACGACGTTGGCGCCGGGACCAGGATCTGGGCCTTTGCGCACGTGTTGGGCGGTGCCCGGATCGGTCGAGACTGCAACGTCTGCGACCACGTCTTCATCGAGGACGACGTGTCGATCGGCAACGACGTCACGGTGAAGAACGGGGTGCTCATCTTCGACAGGGTGACGATCGAGGATGAGGTCTTCATCGGCCCCGGCACCGTGTTCACCAACGATCGCCTGCCGCGCGTCACCTCGCCCCGGCAGACTCCCACCCTGCTTCCGACCCTCGTCCGGCGCGGCGCCAGCATCGGTGCGAACGTCACGGTCCTCAGCGATCTGACCGTCGGCGCTCGGGCCTTCGTCGCTGCCGGATCCGTCGTCAGTGGCGACGTCCCACCTCACGGGCTCATGATGGGCAACCCGGCGCGCCGCGTCGGATGGGTCTGCTCCTGCGGGAAGCGACTCCCGCCGTCGCTGCGGTGCGAGTGCGGGCGGGCGTTCACCCTGTCCGGCGAGGTCGAGGGTCCCCTGCCCGCGGCCGGACCCTAGGTTGACAGGTCCGACCGGGCGGCCGTGCAGCCGGATCGTGCTAGCGAGGCGGTATCGGTGGGTTCGCCCTCGGTCGGGTGATCTCGAAGAACCCCGGTTCCTGGGAGAGGATCTGGATGGCGTCCCACAACCGGGCGGCCCCTTCGCCGGTCGGGGCTGGTGCCATCACCGGGCCCTTGAGACCATGTGGCGGGTCGGTCCGCACGACGATCGTCGGCGTCTGGGTCTTGTGCCCGCCGAACTGGTATGCGATGTCCATGGCCTCGACGATCGGGGCGTCCCACTTCTCGTCGTCGGCTGCGGTGAGAACGTCGGCGTCGAGCCCGCAGGCCGCCGCGCAGGCGGACAGGAGCGTGTCATCGCGCGCCGTATCGGAGGCGAAGAACCGAGCGCCCCACTCGGTGTACAGGGCGTCGACGGCCTCCTCGCCGTGTGCCGCCCGCGCCGCCTCGAAGATGCGAAGCATGCGGTGGGACAGGGCGTGGCCGCGAAGGGCAGCCTCGCGCAGGTGCTGGGGGACGGTCGCAGCCACGCCGTAGTCGTCGCGGATCTCGAGACAGTAGGAGGGCCAGCTCAGTGACAGGCCGCGCTCGGGGGCCACCTCCTTGAGCCAGCGACCCGTGATCCATGCCCACGGGCAACTCGGATCCACGTACATCTCGACGTCGGTCATCGCGTCAGACTATCCAGTCACGATCCTGGGACGACCTCGTCAGGCGTCGCTGTCGCCGGGCGAGCCGCCCGCCACCTCGTAGGACCAGAGCTCCGACGAGACCGAGACAGGGCCCCCATGGGGTGAGGGGCGGTCCGCTCCGGCGTGCCCGTGGGCGAAGGCCGGCGAGCTGACCCAGGCCTGGAACGCCCCCTCGTCCCGCCAGGTCGTGACGACGAGCCATTGATGCCGTCCGTCGGTCGGCCGCAGCAGCTGAAAGCCCTCGAAGCCGTCCTGATCATCGACGGCGTGGGCACGGGCGGCGAAGCGCCGGGCGAGCTCGTCGCCGGAGTCCTCGGGGACGGTGATGGCGTTGATCTTGATCACGGTCATGCACCGATTTGATCAGAGTCGGCTCGGGCGAGGGACATCGGGAACTGCCTCACCCGCTCGCCGCGTCAGTCGTCGATCGCCGCGTACGCCCCGGTGAGGAAGTCGAGGGCGATGTCCGGCGGGTTGGGCGAGCTCCAGGCCGCGTTGGTCATCAATACGGCGACCATCTGCTCGGAAGGGTGTCCGGAAGTGGTCATCAGTGAACCTCACGCCTGCTTCAGGCGGCCCCTCAGGGCGCCGAAGCACAGGGCCATGCTGACGACGGCGACCACCGCGATGGCGGCGAGCGCCTGGCCGAGCTCGCTCCACTGCCAGCCCTGCATGGTGAGCGACCGCAAGCCGCCGAGGACGTAGGTGACCGGGTTCCAGGCGGCGACGGTGTTCAACCAGCCGGTGAGCTGCGATCGGGGCACGTACGAGGACGTGAGGAACAGGAACGGGAAGAACAGCAGGAAGGCGCTGTTCACCGCGGCCGGGTTACCCGTCTTGAGTGCGATGGCGTAGCCGAACCCGGCGAACGCCAGACTCCAGAGGGCGGCGAACAGGACGAAGACGACGACACCCAGCGGCCCGGCCTCGAAGTTGACGCCGAGGGCGAAGCCCAGGATGACGATGGGCACGGTGAGGGCGCAGGCCACAGCGACGTCAGCCACCATGTGCCCGAGCAGGATGGAGAGCCGGCGCACGGGTGTCATCAGCAGCCGGTCGAAGTAGCCGTTCTCGACGTCGAGGACGAGCGCTGGCGCCCGGGAGATCCCGGTGACCCCGAGCAGGATGGCCGTCGCCATCATGAAGGCCTTGAAGTCGAAGCCCCCGATGCTCCTCTCGGTCAGGCGCTGCAGCGTCCCGATATTGACCACGAAGAAGAACAGCGCGATGAAGACGGGCGGGATGACCGCCGTCATGTCGCGGGGGATGGCGCGCAATGCCCGCCCGGCGATGGAAATGACGTCACGGGCGAAACCGGCCTGGCGGGGCCGGATCGCGCTGGGCCGGAGCTCGGTCCGCTGGCCGGTCGTGATCACGGTCGCTGTCATTGGGTGACCTCCTCGATCTCCTCGTCGATGCCTTCCTCCGGGCGGATATGGGTACCGGTCAGCTCGAGAAACACGTCGTCCAGCGTCGGGGTGCGCAGCGTCAGGTCCCGGACCTGGATGCCGCCGCCGGCGAGGGCGACGGCGACGGGCCCGATCGTCCCGGCGCCGTTGGTTGCCGTGACGACGACCTCGCTGCCGCTGGCATCGACGGCTTGGACGCCGTCCACACGGGCCAGGGAAGCCAGGGCCGTCCCCGCATCGCCGTCCACACGGGCGACGATCACGTCGTTTCCGACCTTGCGCTTCAGGTCTGCCGGCGGACCCTCGGCAACGAGGCGACCGGCACTCAGGATGCCGACCCGGTCGGCCAGCTCGTCAGCCTCCTCCAGGTACTGGGTCGTCAGGAAGATCGTGACCCCGAGCTGGTTGTTGAGGCGGCGGACCTCCTCCCACACCCGGGCTCGACTCATCGGATCCAGGCCCGTGGTGGGCTCGTCGAGGAAGAGGACCTCCGGGTTGTGCACCAGGGCGGCGGCCAGGTCGAGGCGCCGGCGCATCCCGCCCGAGTACGTGCTGATCGGCCGGGCCAGGGCATCACCGATGTCCACCAGCTCCTTCAGCTCTACCAGCCTCTCCTCGATCTCGCCACGGGTCAGCCCGTAGAGCCGTCCCTGGAGCCGCAGCAGCTCCTCACCGGTCTGGCGCGGGTCGAGGGCGGCCTCCTGGAGCGCCACGCCGATCCGCAGTCGTACCTGCCCCGGCTCGGTGGCGACGTCGTGACCAGCCACCGTCGCCCGGCCGGCCGTCGGCGCCAGCAGCGTGCAGAGCACGCGGACGGTCGTTGACTTGCCGGCGCCGTTGGGGCCGAGGAAGCCGTAGATCTCGCCCTGGCGGATATCGAGGTCCAGCCCGTCGACGGCCGTCACTCCGTCGAACGTGCGGACCAGGCCTTCCGTCGTGATGGCTGGCATGCGGTGTCTCCTTGGATGATCGGAGGTGTCGCCGACGAGGGCATCGTCGTGAACAGTCAGGCTCGTCATGGCCTCATCTTCCGGGTCGAAACCGGCCATCTGATGGCCGGTTTGCAGACGAATTTTCGGATGCCATCGGTCGCCTCCGAGCCGCCGTTCTTGCGGAGGGCGGACGTCGGTGGTGAGACGACGACGCCAACCGAGACTCATCGCTCACCACGACGGGGTTCGGGCGCCGTCGCACCGACTCTGGTTCAGCGCTCGCGGTAGGTGGCGGTGAGCTCTGCCCCCACGCGCGCCAGGCGCTCGCGCAGCTCCTGGGGGTCGAGGACCTCGACGGCGCCGCCGAGCCCGGCGATCTCGCCGGCGAGTGACTCGACGTGATGTCCTCGAAGCTCGATCTCGACCCGACCGTCGGCGGCCGCCGCTCCGATGCGGACGCGGTTGCCGAGGACCCAACGGCACAGCTGGACGGCGTCCGGGCTGGCGAGGGCCCGGGCCCGGACCGGCGTGCGACGCTGCTCGATCTCGTCGGTGATCAGCCGCCATGCCTGGGCCAGCTCGAAGCCGGCCGGACGCACGACGGGCTCACCAGTGGGCTCGACGGCCGTCATGCGGTCGACACGGAACGTCCGCAGCCCCGCGTCGGTGTCCGCCACCAGGTACCACGTCGAGCCCTTGGCGGCCAGGCCGAGCGGATGCACGACCCGAGTGCTCGGTTCGCGGTTGCGGGCAACGTAACCGAGCGTGACCTGCTCGGCCTCGACGACGGCGCGCTGCACGGCATCGAGGAGCGGCGGAGCCGGTCGGGGATTCACGTGATCGTCCCAGCCGCCGGGGTCGACCACCACGGCCGCCGAGGCCGCCTCGGCACCGGACCGCAGCGGCTCGGGGAGGGCGCGCACCAGCTTGCGAAGGGCGGCCTTCACCTGAGGGGTGGCCGAAGCGGTGGACGGCCCCGCGATCAGGAACAGAGCCCGAGCCTCACCGGCGGTGAGGCCGCTCAGGTCGGTGCGCCCGCCGCCGGCCAAGCGCCAGCCGCCGTTGCGACCCTGCTGCGAGTAGATGGGCAGGCCGGCCACACCGAGGGCCTCCAGGTCGCGACGGGCGGTCCGCTCCGAGATCTCCAGCTCCTCGGCGACCTCCGCCGCCGTCAGGTGGCCGCGGGCTTGGAGGAGAAGGAGG
Proteins encoded in this region:
- a CDS encoding glycosyltransferase family 39 protein, whose protein sequence is MPPPATGQHDQVRPTRTGRLPSRVRGSLAARVPDGSRRFFTALLLIVVVAFGVRTAFVLGVSRYDRHFYDAVFYQLEAQQVATGHGFTDPFQALTHPNTPLLPTAVHPPLTVLVLTPVAWATGGSALAMRFTMVVLGSAAVLLVGLLGREIAGTRVGLLAAAIAAVYPNLWVNDGLIMSETLTALTVVIAMLLAYRLARRPRLLTAVGLGAVCGLATLARAELVLLAPLLAVWFVLPKHRATMRRRLARAGAILVAAGLVMAPWVAYNLSRFQTATFISTNDGATLLASNCDAAYHGYGLGLVVDAPGVCLPRIPPAGDESTVSRIYRGEGIHYMKGHLQRLVVVSAARIGRDWSLFRPLDMLQWNENEGRPQWVTGLGLAFFYPLLALAIGGVVVLWRRRAGVWPLVVPAVIVTASTFASYGQTRLRVEAEPSLVVLASVALVPAYASWRARVRPSATTEARPPSLHPG
- a CDS encoding glycosyltransferase family 2 protein translates to MYRQLSVVLVVPVLDEAGKIGEVVRRAPRAIVDEVVVVDDGSTDGSREEAAAGGANVIELGSTQGVGAALRIGFEHVLASGADAAVVAAGNNKDAPEEIPTLLDPIADDRADLVQGSRFLSAGASLGDMPGYRRVAVRLHSHLFSRLAGCRVTDSTNGFRAIRTSVLRDPNLELDRSWLDAYELEPYLLLRAIKLGYRFLEAPVTKVYPDRALGQTKMRPVVDWWSILRPLAVAAIGGERLSRRYYSKG
- a CDS encoding Gfo/Idh/MocA family oxidoreductase, whose translation is MIDIGVVGAGHWGPNLIRSFQDLPGSRVVWVIDHDRRRLDEVQGRYPGVRVGDDPVAALPDVDALVVATPATSHFALAHLALSAGKDVLIEKPMTMGIGDAEELCRLARSSGNVLMVSHLFLYARAVQWVRDYLWAGQLGSVYHLTMVRNNLGPVRDDANAAWDLAAHDISIANYWLKAVPIAVSAVGGKWINPCVEDAVFVTMRYPDDVLVNLHASWLSPRKVRDITVVGSQRMLTLDDMNLTEPVRVYDKRVLDGGERSRGVVDTFASFRASIREGDISIPRITLEEPLKTECMHFLECVVKRTEPITSGRQGTSVVRVLEAIDRSLQDEGREAVLEVERVDSPAG
- a CDS encoding DegT/DnrJ/EryC1/StrS family aminotransferase, which translates into the protein MTVPLVDLRAEHDEIADEVRRGWALVIDRTAFILGEEGKAFESELAGFTGVRHCVAVANGTDALEIALRACRIGPGDEVIVPANSFVASALAVLRAGATPVLADVDSETLLVDAEHAARHTGPRTRAIMPVHLHGHVAPVAELRRLADEVGAVLIEDAAQAHGAARGDTRVGAAGAMTAMSFYPAKNLGAYGDAGAVLTGSDELATSARALRNYGSEARHEHDEQGFNSRLDELQAVVLRAKLRRLTRWNQARREAASRYDLLLADLEKVRRPSGADVDGSVWHLYVVRVPDRDKVLGRLNEAGIGAGVHYRTPIHLQGFAGPLGYEKGDFPVAEAACEEILSLPLFPRITLEQQERVVDELDRALR
- a CDS encoding acyltransferase, with protein sequence MRPPAGVFVHEHALLETDDVGAGTRIWAFAHVLGGARIGRDCNVCDHVFIEDDVSIGNDVTVKNGVLIFDRVTIEDEVFIGPGTVFTNDRLPRVTSPRQTPTLLPTLVRRGASIGANVTVLSDLTVGARAFVAAGSVVSGDVPPHGLMMGNPARRVGWVCSCGKRLPPSLRCECGRAFTLSGEVEGPLPAAGP
- a CDS encoding antibiotic biosynthesis monooxygenase family protein, which translates into the protein MTVIKINAITVPEDSGDELARRFAARAHAVDDQDGFEGFQLLRPTDGRHQWLVVTTWRDEGAFQAWVSSPAFAHGHAGADRPSPHGGPVSVSSELWSYEVAGGSPGDSDA
- a CDS encoding ABC transporter permease, yielding MTATVITTGQRTELRPSAIRPRQAGFARDVISIAGRALRAIPRDMTAVIPPVFIALFFFVVNIGTLQRLTERSIGGFDFKAFMMATAILLGVTGISRAPALVLDVENGYFDRLLMTPVRRLSILLGHMVADVAVACALTVPIVILGFALGVNFEAGPLGVVVFVLFAALWSLAFAGFGYAIALKTGNPAAVNSAFLLFFPFLFLTSSYVPRSQLTGWLNTVAAWNPVTYVLGGLRSLTMQGWQWSELGQALAAIAVVAVVSMALCFGALRGRLKQA
- a CDS encoding ATP-binding cassette domain-containing protein — its product is MPAITTEGLVRTFDGVTAVDGLDLDIRQGEIYGFLGPNGAGKSTTVRVLCTLLAPTAGRATVAGHDVATEPGQVRLRIGVALQEAALDPRQTGEELLRLQGRLYGLTRGEIEERLVELKELVDIGDALARPISTYSGGMRRRLDLAAALVHNPEVLFLDEPTTGLDPMSRARVWEEVRRLNNQLGVTIFLTTQYLEEADELADRVGILSAGRLVAEGPPADLKRKVGNDVIVARVDGDAGTALASLARVDGVQAVDASGSEVVVTATNGAGTIGPVAVALAGGGIQVRDLTLRTPTLDDVFLELTGTHIRPEEGIDEEIEEVTQ
- a CDS encoding YafY family protein: MRADRLVAILLLLQARGHLTAAEVAEELEISERTARRDLEALGVAGLPIYSQQGRNGGWRLAGGGRTDLSGLTAGEARALFLIAGPSTASATPQVKAALRKLVRALPEPLRSGAEAASAAVVVDPGGWDDHVNPRPAPPLLDAVQRAVVEAEQVTLGYVARNREPSTRVVHPLGLAAKGSTWYLVADTDAGLRTFRVDRMTAVEPTGEPVVRPAGFELAQAWRLITDEIEQRRTPVRARALASPDAVQLCRWVLGNRVRIGAAAADGRVEIELRGHHVESLAGEIAGLGGAVEVLDPQELRERLARVGAELTATYRER